The genomic interval ttctacatactatttgaatttaaattatcataaaccacattaatttacttaatctgatgttatctagctatcttatacgttattatttttattgttatcatactaaatttccgcagcaatgcgcggggtttcacctagtactTCACAAAATTGATGCCACCATTGAATAGCTACTTAAGCAATGGCCCTAAAATAAGGATTTATGGGAACCAGATGGAATGCATGAATGCCACTTGATCTATAGCATATAAACATATGCAAATGCCCAACTAGGAGATGAATATATTTGCCTAGTCAGTAGAATAAAAAAACTAGCCCCTTGTATAATTCAGAAAGAGTGAGATAATTAATACTACTTAGGAACTAAACAAATACAGACCGAAGACTAACAGGTAAGAACCTACGTAATGCCACTTACAAAACCACTCCTACTAGATAATCAAAAACCTCAGTCTGATAACTAACAGCAACCTTTTATACTGAGAAGATATATAGtaccatcatttttttaatttatggcACCGTTGATTTTCAAAATAGTACTTAACTATTTgtcttaataaaaaatattgtagaTATACTGAAGTATAAGTTATACTTGAAACTTTTTTGATATAAAAAAGACacgtcacaacaaaataaatgatatttatatacatttttcaagatgacgaatgatcaaatgtcaCGTCGAAAGTCGACGGCATAATCTATTAAAACCGAAACGAGTATATCAGCAGGCAACTGACCCGTTAACTGAACATGAGTTTAGTCAATCTTTGCTGCACTAGTTGCTAGCCGAGGGTGTACACTGTGCGTCGAGATCAGCAAGTGGAGCACACTTGCATCGTCagacggggacaccttccttgcTAGTTGGGCTCCGGATAGAGGAGAGATAGAATATTTTGGAAGATACCCATGCCGGCCAAGTTGCTTCTGTCATGTAAGCATCCAGTCCCAGCCAAGACAGCCAAGTTGGATTTGCATCTTGCCAAGTTGCACTCGCGTGTGAGTGTGATCATGTCACAGAAAACGCTTGTTCTGCCtaataaaatagtttttgcTTCCATTCACAACTTGGACCTGTATGGGGAGCTATCATATCCTACCTCACTGCACGCGTGCGGCTGACCCTTGTGGTGATGATCATGTTTGAAGGTCTTTTTGCCAGTTAAAATGTTTGCTCATGATAGCACAAGTAATTGTCGAATTACGCGGAGCATTACTCTCCCTATGTTTTTTAATAGGTAACGCCGTTGATGTATAACATATAAATcatctcacaacaaaataaattataattacgtatttttttaataagacgaatggttaaacatgtgacaaaaagtcaacatcatcatctattaaaaacggaggtagtaatatttaTGTACAAACTTTGATTTTTCatcctttttatttaaaaacttatgaACATTTAAAAAGATATCATATTATCAAAGTACTTTGCATGCTAAATATCACTATACTACTTGTGTTTAACAAAAACATCATGAAGTTTATTACTAGTCAAAGATACGAGAAAATCACACTGGTAGTGCAAGTGAAAGGGGACGAAGGGGATATAAATAGCAGAAATTGATAAACTTCATGTGGCGATAGCTTGCCATTTCTCTTTTAGCAGCTTGTAGTTGTAGGAGGACCATCTCATGCTGTGCACTTCACACATATTCCTTTTTGGAGTTGTAGAATTTGGTTTGTTCCAGATCAGGCTGTACTAGGAGATGAGTGATCATGTCTACAGAGGACAGACATTGGCTTTCTACTGTTTCCAAATATACAACTGTaacaccaaaagaaaaagaaaaaaaagctaacaaGGGCACGCATGTCCTTGGAACATTTACACGTACAAGGACATGAAAGAGCAGAAAGAATTCAGTTCAGATACACAGATCCAACAACAGCGTGGAGATTTCGCCAGCAGTGTTTTGTAAAGGAAATCTCAAGCAAAGATTTCTCTAACAAGCCAGTCTAGGCTAGGGTAAGCAAAATACAGGATCAAGAAGGAGGGCAGAGCAAATAACACGGTGATAAGGATGTATAATAACAAGACAGCTGCACTAGCAGGGATTGCATAGAGCACTATGAGGAGGAAAATGAACACCAGGGGAAACTTGGCAGTCAGGTGAACCAAGAAGGACAGCGACTTGCGCAACGACGCCTGTACCCTCTCTGCATTCAAGATGGGGACCCCATGATTGGCATGGTTCACACTGGGGGATTGTGTTTCAACCGGTGGTGGGAGTGGACGTCTGATGGGATTCGAATAACCTTCATTTCCACTTGCCCTACTGCTACTTGAGAGCCATGTAGTTTGTTGCTCACTATGAATAGCAGAGCGCGATCTGGCTCGCTCACCATTCATCCCCTCAACCATCCAAAGGAGGAAGTAGTTTTTGCGTGGAAATGCGAGATCCCCTTTGTAAATAATGCGGAGCGACAGGAGATTGCACCAGGGACAGGAGACAAAGAATGGTAGCTGGATTGGCACCGTCGGAACCTTGATGATAGCCCATTGAAGTCCTAGGATGCAGTTCTTGCACATGGTGTGGCCACACCATAGTACATATGGCACATTCTCCACTATGTTGAAGGACTCCCAACATATGGGGCATTCAAGGCCTTCTTCCCTGCTTGTACACGAAGATGCCTCATCATCAGAGCAATCACCATTGGACGGGGTGCAGTTGGGAGTGTTCTTCTTCCCTAAACCAGATCCCCAAGCACTGGACGCGAAATTCCACATTCTCTAGCCCAAAAGGGTAAGCTATCTCAAAGACCCTGATTTTGCCAACATCAAAATTCTACTTGTGGGATCTGAAATAACCAAGAAAACCATGCATGAGGACACTGATACTGTTAAGAGCACCCAGAACGTAAAACAACACAAATTAAGCTGACAATAGCATTTGCAGCAAGATAATAAAATACAGGAACCTACATGCAAGCAAGTGAATGGAAGGCTAAAGCACAATATCAAGTATACGATCATAAAAGTATTTCACAGTTAAAGGCACCACAACACAAAATGTGGCAATTAGGTCATCTGAAATGTTAAGAGTTTTACCAAAAGTATGCAAGTGACACAACtacaagaaaatatttttttatcagcgCAAGCATATTCTCAGCTCATGCCATAAAACTAAATAGGAAGTATAAATGGACTATATACTGATAGACCCATTCAAAGAGACTGCGCATAGCCACTAGCCAATGGGCACACAGGACAAAAGGTTTACTGATCAAGTTAGTCCCCCCAAGTTCTCCAAATGAATCACTTACGGCCTGTTtcgttggagggagtttttaggagggattgggaatttagagggatgaggctattaactgttttgtttggttgggaaacatgggaattttggtgggatgggtatgaagaattgaggaaggaactcccttTTTTTCAGTAACTGGGTAGTGGGTGGTAATTGGgaggaattcctcctttactttgcctaaacaaatctcagccatccgttttcattaatgacctaatctccaactaaactccctatcaatttccaccacctctaccaaacaagatattgggattaaaaatcaaattcccatcttaatctcaccattaatactctcgtgtaaactcccaatctccTTCCCTCgagttgccaaacaagccgGTTCCTCAAGTTTCAAAAGGGCCAAATATGTCCAGTTTGAATTCTCGCTTACATCCCATTTGCACTGTTAGCACAAAGAAACAGTGAAATACAAGCACAATATTATTTTTGGGAGCACTCATAATATCATATGACGTGTTAAACAGCCACATGATTTCCTCATATCAGGCATGTGTGTTCTGGGGTAATAAATTTGTGTGTTTACACAAGCAATAATACGCTGAGCCAATAAAACTAAACGGGAGGAACTAGGCATTTGCAATTACAATGAATCAAGAAAAAACCAGAAATGACCAACGCAACGCTGAATTATCAAAATCATTTATTGAACCACAAACTTTCCCCAAACCTAGAGCACTGGAGTGAAGCCAACAACTAACCATTTCCTTTATCCCCAAAAGCACGACAAAATCGATTCGAGTGGCCAATTTCGAAGCAACCTCACACAGTTCAGTAAGATTCATCTTGCTATATATAAGAAGGTGAGGAGACATCACCCAGCGGGGATTTGAAGTCCATTTCTCTCTTGTTCAAGCAAGGGCATAAGATGGCTAGGATATTAACGCTAAATAAACAAGATCGCACGGTTGCGCAACTCATTCAAGAACCAATTTTACCCAAAATGCAAACCCGAATGAGCTAGCTACGCTACCAGATCCTTTCTAAAAAGTCGAGGATTGTTGTGAGAAATATCATGGAACAAACAGGTAAATATTAAACTGGAAAAAATGCCTCGCGAAGGGGGCCAGGCTATTCGCGCTGAATCCgggatctagaagagaagctagggttaacgccaATTCAATCAAgaaggaattaaaaaaaaaagatagatagatgtaggaaagaggagatgagagagaggacGTGCGTAGGTACAGGGGGTTGCTCAccggcaggcaggcaggcgaGGACGCGGTGGAAGCAGCAGGACGCGCGCTGGGCACCGCGCCACCTCTCGGGCGGCGGAGATAGGCGcgcaggcggcgggcgaggggAGAACGCGCGCGGGGTGTGGGGGAGCAGAGGAGACGAGATCGACTGGGGCGGGCTCGATGAGTCAGATGGGCTGGCGGAGCCCCCCTGGTGTGGAATCTGGAAATCGTGGATCGACCACCATAGGGGACCGGCACAACTCGGAAATTTAACTGCTTGCCCATTTAAAGATTTGGGCTTATAAAATTATAGTTGAAGGGAGGTGATTTCACAAGTATTTATCAGTTTTGACTATGTGGTATGCGAGTGTGCCTTACCAGTGTGAAAAAAGTATGGACCCTACCCGTCAGCCTCTCCTaatctcctcctccgtcgtctCCTTCGACGTGTTCGTCTATAAGCTCAAGCCGTTCACTGCTCTGCCACCAATCCTAATTACCGATGATATCCCTGTCCCGACGTTTCTCCTCTATCCGGCTTCCCATTGCTCCCGTCCCTCCAACTCACTCGCCTGGCTCCCGCCGCTCCTTCTCGATTCCTTCAAGCCACCGTCGAGGTCGTGAGTCGATTTGCAATCTCACATCGTTCCCGTCCCTCCAACTCACCCAGCCTGGCTCCTGCCGCTCCTTCTCGATTCTTCAAGCCACCGTCGAGGTCGCGAGTCGATCTGCAAACTCACATTGTTCACTGCTACGCCCTTGCGCCACCAGCTCTGCCTCACAATGGTTAGGGTTCCTTACAACTTTTACCCTCCCGTTCTGCCGCCATGGAAGGTGCTATGGCCATCCTTCTGCTCGTCTCCGCACCCCCAACGATGTTGGCCACTCTCACTTCACCTATACCTTCAACTTCAAGGGAGATAAATTCTCCATGTCCAGGAACACATTGTGATAGCTTAAGGCGACCGAGATCACTACGGGAGCTTGCtagccatctctctctctcttgggatCTGAACCTTGCCACTCGCATTCCGACCATCTCCATCACCTTCTGGGCGAACGACGCCACATGCAGACGAGTCGAACCTCGGGACACCTCTTGCCGCCACCATCGTCGTTTCACACTAGATCAACCTGATGTCCTTGCTTGTCCGGTGTCCTTGTTTGTCTCGGCTCGCCGTTTTGCTCGAGTTTGAatgaagggagaagagaagccACGGTGGCATGTGAGTTGGCGTGCCACGTCAGTAAAAGTAATAAATAGTTAAAGaaactagatgataccccgcGTGTTGCTGCGGGATATTTGTATTGAAATAGAATTTAAAAATCCAGGTACACTTTGTGAGAAAAATAATGTACGTGTAAAGAAGGGAAACTGACGCAATACAGTGTGTAGTCTGAAACTCCTAATGGAGCAACTTTTTGCACAATGCTTCACTTTCCGTGCATTGAGACCTCCTCATGTAAAACACCACGATAGTGCCTTACACAAAATAGGAGTATATTTATTCACGATGAACCAATAGGATAAGGTTAATGGTAAATGTTAGAGTGCGCAACCCGACCCACCCACCAtgggccacccaggtcacattAGGTCTACTCCACCACAGACCTaaccggagccacaactttaggtccagggcctacacaacccaaaagactagtctgatgggtgaggaccgcccccaccttttaagtcgtgctccctCTTTATCAATTACCAATGTgagactaaacccaacaatctccaCAACTTTAGGTCCAGGACCTACACAACTCAAAAAACACTTGTTAGAGTGCGCAACTCGGCCCACCCAGGTCACATTaggcctgctccaccacaggcccaacCGGAGCTACAACTTTAGGTCCATGGCCTACACAatccaaaagactagtctgatgaGTGAGGACCGCCCtcaccttttaagtcgtgctctCCATTATTaattaccgatgtgggactaaacccaacagtAAAAAGCAAGCTTGTTACCTCTTGCAGAGGCAAGAGCTGAACGattgtatatgtattttttttctcatctgcTGTAGGCTTCCCGAACTCAGTTTATTATTACTGATCAAATGCTAGCTTCCAAATCTATGGGGGGCAAGAACAATACTGAAAATCCTCGATGCAGTTCttatcttatatatatatatgtactacagATGGAAGTTTGAAGATCATCATCATATCTTAAAAAACAAACAGGATTCACCTAAGAAACAAAGATATGATGCTACCTCATACGAGGAAATGGGATTCATGAAAAGTTGATAAATTATGCAGTTTCTCAGTACATGAGGAAAATAAACTTGATATATGAATCAATGTAAGTTTGAGGTAAAATAAACAGTAACTTATTTTAAGTTAATTTGAGAATTTTGAGATCATGCTGTTATGACTTAAATTGTGAACTTAGGTCAGGTAATATTTGGTAAACAAAATCAAAGAAGACTGGGACCTGTACAAACTGTAGCTGGCACTTACATTGATGGTTACAGAAAGAATTGCTAAAGCCTCAAAAATCACACAAAAAGAATCTATATGAGAACACCGTGTtgcatatgataaaaaaaaaatccatctctGAGCCTTTGCTTCACTGAATAATGCTCTCAGGGctgactaaggctgtgttcggaagtGAGGGTTAGAAACCCTCATTCCCTAGCACGCAGAATGAAGCAACATTTAGCgcataattaagtattagctaaaataaatttgaaaaatggattaatatgattttttataataactttcatatatatttctaacgcaccgtttaacagtttgaaaagtttgcgcgcgaaaaagagagaggtgagttgggaaagtagaGATAAGAACTCAGTCTAAAGGATCACCAAACTTTTGATAAATTGGGAATTTATCTGaagttatatttcatcttatCATTTAGTACCCCAAGTACGCAAGATACATATAAAATCATTGAATCACTAAATGTCATTTAGTGAAAGGAATTATTGATTCACTAAACATTGTTCGGTGATAGGAATTATCTGTAGTGATTCGTGAAGCAAGTGTACTACTAAACTTTCCTTGTTACATTATAGAATACTAAAACCTTAAAATACAAAGGTGCTTGACAGATGCAAGGTAACCTGAATAatcataaaaatgaaaaaataaaaatggaaaacAAAAGAGCATGATAATAGAATTTGTATAGTTAGGGTAAAAAAGGATTATATTATTACGTATTACCGTCGAAGAAATTTCCCCACAATAGTTCAACAACATGGGTATAATGGTTGTGAATTATTTAATCCAATAATAAACCCAAGAGGAAATCAAAGTAGTTAATCCTATGAAGAAATTGAAGGTAATACTTAAACTGTAAGTGCAAATACTGTTAtacagggaaaaaaagaagtgaCCAATTTGGGATACTGAAAATCGGTTGGAAATTCATAATTGAATCACGAAGAAATTAGTGTGACTACTCAATTCGCATCAATCAATATgtattataaaaagttttagctgAGTGGGGGAGGAACCTACGCTGGAACATGTTAGATTAGCAAGCAGTGGAACAACCCCTTTATTGGAAGAGCAGATTAATCCAGGGCTGTGCTTGTATGGAGGAGAAGCTACTTGCTGGCCGAGCAGATTGATCCAGAGACGTTTGTTCTTGTATGGAGGAGAAGCTGTTTGTTGGCCGAGCAGATCGATCCAGCTGCTGTGTACCACTTTTCTTCAGCTGTTGTGTATATCATCATACATAAATAGGATGGGAAAGAAGGCCAGAATAATGCAAGCGACGTACTGTTTCAAAAAATGAAGATGAATAGATGGGACTCAGGGATCAACCGGTTTCCGTTTCTTGCTGTGTGTGTCCACCGACGGTTCCGTTTCTCCATTCACGCCGAGGAGGCGAAGAGGCGAAGAGGTTGGGAGGCACTTGCGGCGCTAGGGTGCGACGTCACGGGGAGGACAGGGAGGGGCGACTCGGCCGTGGGGCAGAGGGTCCACCTGCGGCACTGGGGGCGTAGAAGGCGGGAGGCGATGCGGTGGGTGGTGAAGGCGGGCTAGGGGAAGGATCAGTGCGGTGGCAATCGGTGCTACGATAACGCAATGAGGACCAGTGAGATGTAATCGACCGGCTGAGAATCAAATAGATGATGTGGCTTAACCACAGTTCAGAAAATTGCTAATAACTACACTAACTGGGATCATAGTGGGGCTCActtgtataggtatataggattaACTCTTACTAGTGGCAAATTCATAAAGGCCAAAACTAATAAGAGTATTTGAAGAATTGGCAAACGCAATAgcggcaaatagttaaattccctgCACAACTCACCCATAATACTACTCTAAATGACCATTAGCTTAAAACAGTCCAATCAATTCATTTTTGCCGAATGTATGTATCGGAAGGTTTGTCAAAGATAAAAAGGTAGACATAAAAACACGACATAAAGAAATGGGGCAATTGCATCTATGCCCCCACTTTCGAAGCCAATTGTTgttttacccccactttttaGGGTTTACAGATTTACCCCCACGTTTTGAATCTGAAGCAGCCGTGTACCCCCACTTCTAACAGCCGGTTTTAACTGTGTTAGTTGTAAAGAAAAGGACATTTATACCCTCAGTTGTTATTGCAATTTTGCCCCCATTTTTTCAGCTTTGTgtgattttgcccctactttgtGACTTCAGCTTACGTGAATAATTCAAATATGGGAATCTACTGTGATGTTTtgtatttttaacaaaaaaaatcacaaaaactagacaattacaaaatttgaccaaaaattaaataaaatttggaCAGCATTTCGACATAATTTTGGCACAACTAGCACAAGTCACATATAAAGCAAGCATTAAAAAGTGTCCCATACAAATTAGCCATGATACATATAAGTCATCGACCACAAACATTACCGAGTGTCCACAAACATAATTGCATGCATCACATGTCCACAACATAGAGGACACATTACCACATATTACAGTCCAGATCATATTACAAGTCCATATATGCACAAAAGTACACAACATATAGATGTCCAAAAGCATGCAAACCATGAAGATTCTGGAACTAGATTGAACAGAAGTGTATTCAAgtgaaattttctcaacagtaaaataaaaattagttaatattgGATTTGACTGAGCACCTGACAAAGTGACAAACTTCTGCAGCTAAGAAAAACTACCAAAGACTGAGTAAACGATAGCAGTCAAATAAAATTGAGTTAACATGGTTGTGGAATAAAATTGAGTTAAACTTAAAACTGAGTAACTGACAAAGTGTTCAACTCATTCTGGTGTACTAGTAACCAAGTGATGAAACACCACCTGAATTTTGTTCGGATCTGGCTCCTGGTTTGCAGCTGTGTCAaagcagtggcggatccagaaaatcgatTCGTTGGTGTCAGAACGTGTCTATCGGTGTCATGGTATGCTAATTATGCTTAGATCATGGTGTTATAGCATATGGATAAGAAGTTTCGCTATAGATTTTGCTGAAAGTCAtcggtgtcgcctgacaccgGTCTTCTACTGTAGATCCACCCCTGGTTCAAAGCACAATAAGCCAAGTTTAAGGCTCTCGAGCCGTGTCTGATAAGGCTCTCAATGCGTCTGATACTTCTGCAGCATACACGCCACCACCTTGGTGAACTCTGCAAGCAAgcaaacacaaaacaaacatcatGTCTAGCACGCCATCGGAGGCCAGAAGCGGGATCAGGATCTAGCACTTACCTTTGCGGTCGGGCTTGTGGTAGTGCTTGGGGTAAAAATGCAAACCCTAAAATGTGAGTGCAAAACAACAATTGGCTTTCAAAGTGGGGGCACAGATGCAATTGTCCCTAAATAAATGTACAACCAAGTCAATGTACATGAAGTTTTAGGGAGTGATTGAAAGAGATATGTAGAAAATATAGaaggaaactattttgatttcTTTAGGGAATATCTCCTAGTTACCATTAAAATGGTCATGAAAAATTCTCAAAAATTTGATCACAAGATATCTCTGGAAGTAAAACATTTCTATACTAGATGGTACCCTGCGCGTTGCTGCAAAAATTGGTAAGAAATATTcaacatgaaaaatattataGGTGATATATCTTAGGAGAAGTAGGAAAAGGTATTTATAGTGAACCAGAGGGCAGATCCAGCGTAGGTGCTGGATCACCAttgagagaaggggaggggtagggggaagaagagggagaggaagagaaaggggGCTGGAGGGAGGAGATAAACCCTCCATTCTAtttctagatccgcccctgctgTGAACCAATCATGGATATTGTTTCTTCAATCATGCAAGTAGTGCTGAGAAAACTCAAATTAAAACAGGGAAGCAATAGTAGCTGAGTTTGTAAGACATTGGTGAAAACTTCTAAAGAAAAAGAGACCAATATATGTCTTGAAAGAATAAACATGGATTACATTTACAATGCACCTGATACTGAAGTTCTACTCCAATGACTGTCCATCGAAAAagagaatatattttttctcaagATGATAATTTATTTGTTAACCTGATATCTTTGTGCAATATGTCCTTATTATGATGCTAGAAAAGCATTCTGCAAGATAAACCTGATTGCAGATAGCTTGAATTAGCAATGGATGACAAACCTTTTCACATTTTTCGCAACTTTGCATACATGCGCTTGTCTTGGACATCTCAATCATCACTGCATGAACAAAATCATGACTAACAACAAACGCTACTTAATCATTAGGTTTCAAAGTGAATCAATCACCTGTACATAAGAATGGAATCACAACTTACATGGTTGTCAAATCACCTGTACATAAAAATGCCTCGAAATAGCAAATTTAAAAATACTCTCAAAAGTATATTACTACTCCCGTTGATTAAGTTCCTTGAAAGACGAATATATTGTAGGCAAACATGTTTTGATCTGGTTTGTTGGAATTAGTTTCACATCTTTGGATTATGGTAAAAACGAAGTTTTCAATACAGAATTCCCTTTACCCAAGTGGTTGGTTAGGATCATAACTTGCAACCCATCTTGAATTGAATGATGGATTGATACGTAGCTCATCAATTGTCATACGAACACCTGCATATATTTTTCAGCTAGATCTAGAATAGACATCCACTTACAAAAAACTGATTACGAAAACAAATTGGAACCCATGGAACATGAATACTCGTATCCTTGTACACAGCTATATGATCACAGAATATAATCAATAGCCACAAAAAGACAGAACGACAGACAATTTGAGACAGCGAAAAGAGATCATTCAAATGACATACCGTCAGGAGCAAAACTATAGCTTGCATAGAGGCGGATATCACATCAGAGATCTTTATTCAGCATTTCATTCAACAGCATCACCAAAATCTAAAAACATCAAAATTGAGAAAGGGGACTAGTGTATAGTCTGATGTATTGTTGCCCTCACTTCAGGAGGAATTGGATTAATCaacataggaaaaaaatgaaatcaaaTGAATTAGTATAAAAAAGTGGGATtgggctaaaaaaataaaggagagAAGAAATATATGCCTCTTGAAAAATAGATGGGTGACATAGGAATAGGTAGGTGAATCGACATAAACAAACGAATCGGCAAGTGAGGCTTGCATACTGGAGACTATTAGAATCTACTGGCAAACATATCGTACCATGGAGCTGATTGTGGCCATGATGTTGAAGAGCGATGCAGTTGCAGCAATGCAGGCATGGTCTCCATTCAACTGACAATTTCAATTTGTTTATAATTATGGAGAAG from Oryza glaberrima chromosome 3, OglaRS2, whole genome shotgun sequence carries:
- the LOC127765346 gene encoding uncharacterized protein LOC127765346 codes for the protein MWNFASSAWGSGLGKKNTPNCTPSNGDCSDDEASSCTSREEGLECPICWESFNIVENVPYVLWCGHTMCKNCILGLQWAIIKVPTVPIQLPFFVSCPWCNLLSLRIIYKGDLAFPRKNYFLLWMVEGMNGERARSRSAIHSEQQTTWLSSSSRASGNEGYSNPIRRPLPPPVETQSPSVNHANHGVPILNAERVQASLRKSLSFLVHLTAKFPLVFIFLLIVLYAIPASAAVLLLYILITVLFALPSFLILYFAYPSLDWLVREIFA